A genomic segment from bacterium encodes:
- a CDS encoding RelA/SpoT family protein has translation MQEILDKILAKYLSTEAETIQKAYTFAETAHIGQKRDSGEDYITHPIAVAQILADFNMDHETISAGLLHDVLEDTKTKLETLEKEFGANISFLVQSVTKLHRVNYSGESSSAKASEGQRNYIENFHKMILATAKDIRVVLIKLADRLHNLETLATFKGNKEKIAREALEVYAPLASRLGMGEVKGLMEDYAFPYVYPEEYINLLDFVENQIAENKKYTEKIKPAVEKILKENNIRYIRLSARAKHLYSLWRKLQKYDFDLERMYDLVALRVIVPDIVSCYETLGILHKYWQPLPNRIKDFIALPKPNGYQSLHTTVFCEEGKITEFQIRTDEMSKNADYGIAAHWSYKESKSPLAKKYSWLKQLAEWQQQNLTSEDFWENAKIDFFKDRIFLYTPKGDVIELPEEATPLDFAYAVHSDIGDKCIQAKVNGKIMAITHSLNDGDIVEIVTAKNQRPSRDWLKFIKTSKARTKIKERLRLVS, from the coding sequence ATGCAGGAAATACTGGATAAAATACTAGCTAAATATTTATCTACCGAGGCCGAAACAATACAAAAGGCCTATACTTTTGCTGAAACCGCCCATATCGGGCAAAAAAGGGATTCGGGCGAAGATTATATTACTCACCCTATAGCTGTTGCTCAAATACTCGCCGATTTTAATATGGACCACGAAACCATTTCGGCTGGTCTGTTACATGATGTTTTAGAAGATACAAAAACAAAATTAGAAACTTTAGAAAAAGAATTTGGGGCAAATATTTCTTTTTTGGTTCAATCTGTAACCAAGCTACATCGAGTTAATTATAGTGGTGAATCCTCCTCCGCCAAGGCTTCGGAAGGACAAAGAAATTACATAGAAAATTTTCATAAAATGATTTTGGCTACAGCCAAAGATATCCGCGTGGTTTTGATTAAACTGGCCGACAGACTCCACAATTTAGAAACACTAGCTACTTTTAAAGGTAATAAAGAAAAAATCGCGCGCGAGGCTTTAGAAGTTTACGCACCACTTGCTTCCCGTTTAGGTATGGGCGAAGTTAAAGGCCTAATGGAAGATTATGCTTTCCCTTATGTTTACCCCGAAGAATATATAAACCTTTTAGACTTTGTAGAAAATCAAATTGCGGAAAATAAAAAATATACAGAAAAAATTAAACCAGCCGTAGAAAAGATATTAAAAGAAAATAACATTCGTTACATTCGCTTAAGCGCCCGCGCCAAACATTTATACAGTCTGTGGCGAAAATTACAGAAATACGATTTTGATTTAGAAAGAATGTACGACCTGGTGGCTCTTAGGGTTATAGTACCCGACATTGTTTCCTGCTACGAAACACTAGGAATACTTCATAAATATTGGCAACCGCTACCAAATAGAATTAAGGATTTCATTGCCTTGCCCAAACCCAATGGTTATCAATCGCTCCACACCACAGTTTTTTGCGAAGAAGGAAAAATAACAGAGTTTCAAATAAGAACCGACGAGATGAGTAAAAATGCTGATTATGGTATTGCAGCCCATTGGAGTTATAAAGAATCAAAAAGCCCGCTGGCTAAAAAATATTCTTGGTTAAAGCAACTGGCCGAATGGCAACAACAAAATTTAACCAGCGAAGATTTTTGGGAAAATGCCAAAATAGACTTCTTTAAAGACCGTATATTTTTATATACGCCCAAAGGCGATGTTATAGAACTACCCGAAGAAGCCACGCCCCTAGATTTTGCTTATGCGGTGCACAGTGATATTGGCGACAAATGTATTCAAGCTAAAGTAAACGGAAAAATTATGGCTATAACTCATTCGTTAAATGATGGCGATATTGTAGAAATTGTAACCGCAAAAAACCAGCGCCCTTCGCGCGACTGGTTAAAGTTTATAAAAACTTCAAAGGCGAGAACAAAGATAAAGGAAAGGTTACGATTAGTTAGTTAA
- a CDS encoding type II toxin-antitoxin system RelE/ParE family toxin yields the protein MKVRFAEQFDKNLEKLPPEIKRKFKKQLSFLLRDIRYPSLRSKKREELGDVWQARVDDNYRFFFQIQKDVYLVLNILKHSD from the coding sequence ATGAAGGTTCGGTTTGCTGAGCAATTTGATAAAAATTTAGAGAAGTTACCTCCAGAGATAAAAAGAAAATTCAAAAAACAGTTATCTTTCCTTCTTAGAGATATAAGATATCCGTCATTACGATCTAAAAAGCGAGAAGAATTAGGGGACGTTTGGCAGGCAAGAGTAGACGATAACTATAGGTTCTTTTTTCAGATCCAAAAAGATGTTTATCTGGTTTTGAACATTTTAAAACATTCTGATTGA
- a CDS encoding type II toxin-antitoxin system ParD family antitoxin yields MPRVIVSISLPRELNLEIEKKVKSGRYASKSEYFRDLVRKNLLKEELLLKREKKAVAEGLKDIKEGRVSKAFTNSREAMKYLSRL; encoded by the coding sequence ATGCCTAGAGTAATTGTCTCTATATCGTTACCAAGAGAACTTAATTTAGAAATAGAGAAAAAGGTAAAAAGCGGTCGTTATGCTTCTAAATCGGAGTATTTTCGCGATCTTGTTAGAAAAAATTTACTTAAAGAAGAACTACTTTTAAAACGAGAAAAAAAGGCCGTAGCCGAGGGATTAAAAGATATCAAAGAAGGGCGAGTTTCAAAAGCTTTTACTAATAGTAGAGAGGCGATGAAATATCTTAGCCGCTTATGA
- a CDS encoding ParB/RepB/Spo0J family partition protein has translation MALGRGLESLIPQKKNGEEVSSPKEQTNFSVPAKSVVTTARQESVFYIELEKIKPNPYQPRKEFNETELNSLADSMKQYGMLQPLLVSKVELAVSSGTRVEYQLIAGERRLRAAGIAGLRQVPVIIKNPDNATRLEIALIENVQRQNLNAIEEALAYERLMTEFKLTQMQVAQKVGKSREVIANRVRLLDLPYEVQRSISDGKISEGHAKVLLAIKNSERQIFLTDEIIKKTLSVRELEDIVRQDESYKAKTARVSDPELENYKKTIQDTLGTPVSFSGSREKGKLAISFYSQEDLDRLIKKLTNQL, from the coding sequence ATGGCCCTAGGTAGAGGCTTGGAATCATTGATTCCTCAAAAAAAGAATGGTGAAGAAGTTTCTTCTCCCAAAGAACAAACTAATTTTTCTGTTCCAGCAAAAAGCGTGGTCACCACCGCCAGGCAAGAAAGTGTTTTTTATATTGAACTCGAAAAAATAAAACCAAATCCTTACCAGCCCAGAAAAGAATTTAACGAAACCGAACTTAACAGCCTGGCCGATTCTATGAAGCAATACGGCATGCTTCAGCCGCTTCTGGTTTCTAAAGTTGAGCTGGCTGTTTCTAGCGGCACTAGGGTGGAATATCAGTTAATAGCAGGCGAACGCCGCTTAAGGGCTGCGGGTATTGCGGGGCTTCGACAAGTTCCGGTAATCATTAAAAATCCCGACAATGCTACAAGGTTAGAAATAGCTTTAATAGAAAATGTTCAGCGTCAAAACCTAAACGCCATAGAAGAAGCTTTGGCTTACGAACGTTTGATGACCGAATTTAAGTTAACTCAAATGCAAGTAGCGCAAAAAGTTGGCAAAAGCCGCGAGGTTATAGCCAACAGAGTTAGGCTTTTAGATTTACCCTACGAAGTTCAGCGAAGCATTTCCGATGGGAAAATAAGCGAAGGCCACGCTAAAGTACTGCTCGCTATTAAAAATTCTGAACGCCAGATATTTTTAACCGACGAAATTATTAAAAAAACTTTATCGGTGCGCGAATTAGAAGATATTGTTCGCCAAGATGAATCTTATAAAGCCAAAACCGCAAGAGTCAGTGACCCTGAACTAGAAAATTATAAAAAAACAATCCAAGATACCTTAGGCACGCCCGTTTCTTTTTCGGGTAGCCGCGAAAAGGGCAAGCTCGCTATTAGTTTTTATTCTCAAGAGGATCTAGACAGGCTAATTAAAAAATTAACTAACCAGTTATAA
- a CDS encoding GIY-YIG nuclease family protein, producing MISVYVIRSKNKNFRYVGITNNINERLERHNTGKNKSTRNYAPFVLTYSEKYKDYKEARMREKFLKSGVGRKFLDSLQ from the coding sequence ATGATATCTGTTTATGTAATTAGAAGTAAAAATAAAAACTTTCGATATGTTGGCATAACAAATAACATAAATGAGAGATTGGAAAGACATAATACAGGCAAAAACAAATCGACAAGAAATTATGCTCCTTTTGTACTGACCTATTCAGAAAAATATAAAGACTATAAAGAAGCAAGGATGAGAGAAAAATTTTTAAAAAGCGGAGTTGGAAGAAAATTTTTAGATAGTTTACAATAA
- a CDS encoding cupredoxin domain-containing protein, translating into MKLTIISIVVSTGIIFATIFFANNRNSSGAVDSVAVSEIIDGKQIIAIKAKGGYTPRKILAKADIPTVIKVKTQGTFDCTSALVIPSLNYRANLAPSGTTEIEVPPQKIGSVINGTCAMGMYGFSIKFN; encoded by the coding sequence ATGAAGTTAACAATTATTTCCATCGTGGTTTCGACCGGTATTATTTTTGCCACCATATTTTTTGCCAATAATAGAAATTCTAGCGGTGCGGTGGATAGCGTAGCTGTTTCAGAAATTATAGACGGCAAACAGATTATAGCAATCAAAGCCAAGGGCGGTTATACGCCTCGAAAAATTTTAGCTAAAGCCGATATACCCACGGTTATTAAAGTAAAAACACAAGGCACTTTTGATTGCACTTCGGCTTTAGTTATTCCAAGTTTAAACTACAGAGCCAATTTAGCTCCATCGGGTACAACCGAAATTGAAGTGCCACCCCAAAAGATCGGTTCGGTTATAAACGGAACTTGCGCTATGGGGATGTATGGTTTTTCTATAAAGTTTAATTAG
- a CDS encoding sulfite exporter TauE/SafE family protein: MKTYIFHVNGMHCNACVALTESELANMTEVSKAKSSLTNHTIEVTGDFGDKEPEHIARDLNEVLKPHGYILSLEKQKHSVKWKDFLMAGPIALGFILLFIFLQKIGLVNLVNSSEVGLGTAFIIGLIASVSTCMAVVGGLVLSMSANFAKEGDKIRPQVLFHIGRLVSFFILGGAIGLLGSAFQLGSTVTFVLSFIVALVLLVLGINLLDVFPWAKKLQPTIPNFIGKRVHGLKSVNHTLTPLLVGVATFFLPCGFTQSMQIYTLTTGNFLAGSLIMGVFALGTLPVLLLLSFSSLGIHKKAQSGIFFKAAGLVVIFFGIFNLINSLVAVGLLNPVFNF; encoded by the coding sequence ATGAAAACATACATATTTCACGTTAACGGTATGCACTGCAACGCCTGCGTGGCGCTCACAGAAAGCGAACTTGCTAATATGACCGAGGTGTCAAAAGCAAAGTCATCGCTTACAAATCATACTATAGAAGTGACTGGTGATTTTGGTGATAAAGAACCCGAACACATCGCGAGAGATTTAAACGAAGTCTTAAAACCGCACGGTTATATACTTTCTCTGGAAAAACAAAAACATTCAGTTAAATGGAAAGATTTTTTAATGGCGGGTCCAATAGCTTTAGGTTTTATTTTGCTTTTTATTTTTTTACAAAAGATTGGCTTAGTAAATTTGGTTAACAGTTCGGAAGTTGGCTTGGGCACGGCTTTTATTATTGGTCTGATAGCCTCTGTTTCTACGTGTATGGCAGTTGTCGGTGGACTAGTTCTTTCTATGTCCGCAAACTTTGCCAAAGAAGGAGATAAGATTCGTCCGCAGGTGTTGTTTCATATAGGACGGTTAGTATCGTTTTTTATTCTGGGTGGTGCTATCGGCCTGCTTGGCTCGGCTTTTCAGCTTGGATCAACCGTCACATTCGTTCTTAGTTTTATAGTGGCTTTAGTGCTTCTTGTGCTCGGCATTAATCTTCTGGATGTGTTCCCTTGGGCCAAAAAATTACAACCAACTATACCTAATTTTATTGGGAAGCGGGTGCATGGCCTCAAAAGTGTAAACCATACGCTTACGCCTCTTTTGGTAGGCGTTGCCACCTTTTTCTTGCCGTGCGGTTTCACTCAATCTATGCAGATTTATACACTAACTACCGGAAATTTTTTAGCAGGTTCGCTAATTATGGGTGTGTTTGCGCTTGGCACATTGCCCGTGCTTTTGCTTTTAAGTTTTAGTTCGCTCGGCATCCACAAAAAAGCGCAATCAGGAATATTTTTTAAAGCGGCGGGTTTGGTGGTAATATTTTTTGGAATTTTTAATTTAATTAATAGTTTGGTCGCAGTAGGGTTATTAAATCCAGTATTTAATTTTTAG
- a CDS encoding heavy metal translocating P-type ATPase gives MITKTSRIKGMHCASCAAIIEKIFKKVEGVESVEVNYGTETAKVSFDESKTNLETISKKIEPLGYSLALPQPTAKEMNMSESEHAEHLGLNQSKKEKLAELSNMKKKLITAVPLAIVSAIFMVWGIFSKLGVASEIPNAVENVFQNLLPLIAAYTLFYIGQPYLMGFYRFLRYGKANMDTLIGIGTFVAFAYSLIITIFKDVLATFINTEDTYYDVTIVVITFITLGKYLEARSKIKTGDAIEKLINMQAKTALVVRNGHEQEIPISEVIHGDLILIKPAGKIPVDGVITEGASYVDESMITGEPIPVKKDVGENVVAGTINTSGAFTFKATKVGSETMLAHIIKMVEEAQGSKAPIQALADKISAVFVPVVLVLSFVVLGLWLIVGARYMDFSQALSFGLVSFVGILVIACPCALGLATPTAIIVGVGKGAKEGILVKDAATLEKLHKANVVVVDKTGTLTKGKPELVSVKNFSEKKDEELISILASLEKNSEHPIAYAVINYAKEKNISFAQINNFEAIKGKGVKGLINNTEYYAGNIKLMRDLNIQFDSSLMEKDTANGKTPVIIAAKEKVLGVVMIADAVKPESAEAVKRLHKLGIKVVMLTGDNKQTALYIAKEVGIDEVVAEVMPEDKLKKIKELQSQGKIVVMAGDGVNDAPALAQADIGIAMATGTDVAIESAGITLLHGDISKLVKAITLSKTTMRGIKQNLFWAFIYNIVGIPLAAGAFYPFLGWLLSPVFAGFAMAASSVSVVANSLRIKTKKL, from the coding sequence ATGATAACCAAAACATCTAGAATCAAGGGGATGCATTGTGCTTCCTGCGCGGCCATTATAGAAAAAATATTTAAAAAAGTTGAGGGCGTGGAATCGGTAGAGGTTAACTATGGAACAGAAACGGCCAAAGTTTCTTTTGATGAATCTAAAACAAACCTAGAAACCATTTCTAAAAAAATAGAACCATTAGGTTATTCTTTGGCATTACCTCAGCCAACAGCTAAAGAAATGAATATGTCGGAAAGCGAACACGCTGAACATCTAGGTTTGAACCAAAGCAAAAAAGAAAAACTAGCTGAACTGTCTAATATGAAAAAAAAGTTAATAACAGCAGTTCCTTTGGCTATTGTTAGCGCTATTTTTATGGTTTGGGGAATTTTTTCTAAGTTAGGTGTAGCTTCCGAAATTCCTAATGCAGTAGAAAATGTTTTTCAAAATTTACTGCCTTTAATAGCGGCCTATACTTTGTTTTATATCGGCCAACCCTATTTAATGGGTTTTTATCGTTTTCTGCGCTATGGCAAAGCTAATATGGATACGCTTATTGGTATCGGTACTTTTGTGGCCTTTGCCTATAGCTTAATCATTACTATTTTTAAAGATGTTTTGGCTACTTTCATAAACACAGAAGATACATATTATGATGTTACAATAGTCGTTATCACTTTTATCACTCTGGGAAAATATTTAGAAGCGCGTTCTAAAATAAAAACAGGTGATGCCATAGAAAAACTTATTAATATGCAGGCGAAAACCGCCTTAGTTGTTCGAAATGGCCACGAACAAGAAATTCCAATAAGCGAAGTTATTCACGGCGATTTAATTTTGATTAAACCCGCCGGCAAAATTCCAGTTGATGGGGTAATAACCGAAGGAGCTTCTTACGTGGATGAATCTATGATTACGGGCGAACCTATTCCGGTTAAAAAAGACGTTGGAGAAAATGTTGTGGCCGGAACTATAAACACTAGCGGTGCTTTTACTTTTAAGGCCACTAAAGTAGGTTCCGAGACTATGTTGGCGCATATAATTAAAATGGTTGAGGAGGCTCAAGGCAGTAAAGCGCCGATACAGGCTTTAGCCGATAAAATTTCTGCTGTTTTTGTGCCGGTGGTTTTAGTTTTATCGTTCGTGGTTTTAGGTTTATGGCTTATAGTCGGCGCTCGTTATATGGATTTTTCGCAAGCGCTTTCATTTGGCCTGGTTTCTTTTGTGGGTATTTTGGTTATTGCTTGCCCTTGCGCGCTTGGTTTGGCTACGCCCACCGCGATTATAGTCGGCGTGGGTAAGGGCGCCAAAGAAGGTATTTTGGTAAAAGATGCGGCTACGCTAGAAAAGTTACATAAAGCTAATGTGGTGGTGGTAGATAAAACGGGAACTCTAACCAAAGGCAAGCCGGAGCTAGTTTCTGTTAAAAATTTTTCAGAAAAAAAAGACGAAGAATTAATTTCTATTTTGGCCTCGCTAGAAAAAAATTCCGAGCATCCCATAGCTTACGCAGTTATTAATTATGCTAAAGAAAAAAATATTTCTTTTGCTCAAATAAATAATTTCGAAGCTATAAAAGGTAAAGGTGTTAAAGGTTTAATAAATAATACAGAATATTATGCTGGCAACATTAAACTTATGCGCGATCTAAATATTCAATTTGATTCTAGCTTGATGGAAAAAGATACGGCTAACGGCAAAACTCCTGTAATAATTGCAGCCAAAGAAAAAGTTTTAGGTGTGGTTATGATAGCCGATGCGGTAAAACCAGAATCAGCCGAAGCCGTTAAACGTTTGCATAAATTAGGTATTAAAGTGGTTATGCTAACAGGCGATAATAAACAGACTGCTTTGTATATTGCTAAAGAAGTTGGTATAGATGAAGTTGTGGCCGAAGTTATGCCCGAAGATAAACTTAAAAAGATTAAAGAACTTCAATCGCAAGGTAAGATTGTTGTTATGGCGGGCGATGGTGTAAATGATGCTCCAGCTTTGGCTCAAGCCGATATTGGTATAGCTATGGCTACGGGTACAGATGTAGCTATAGAATCGGCTGGTATAACTTTACTGCACGGAGATATTTCAAAACTGGTTAAAGCGATAACGCTCTCTAAAACAACAATGCGCGGTATTAAGCAGAATCTTTTCTGGGCGTTTATTTATAACATTGTTGGCATACCTCTGGCGGCGGGCGCATTTTATCCATTTTTGGGTTGGCTTTTAAGCCCAGTGTTTGCTGGTTTTGCTATGGCGGCTTCTAGTGTTTCGGTGGTAGCAAATTCTTTGAGGATTAAAACAAAGAAATTATAG
- a CDS encoding metal-sensitive transcriptional regulator, whose protein sequence is MSPTKNKIIHRLKIIEGQVRGLQEMVKKDVYCIDVITQTSAVKQGLSNAEDLLLENHLDSCVLKQVSSGENNKAKKEILKVYKLKRK, encoded by the coding sequence ATGAGTCCAACAAAGAATAAAATAATTCATCGCTTAAAAATAATAGAAGGGCAAGTTAGAGGTTTACAAGAAATGGTTAAAAAGGATGTTTATTGCATAGATGTTATTACTCAAACTTCGGCCGTTAAACAAGGGCTATCTAATGCCGAAGATCTTCTTTTGGAAAATCATTTGGATAGCTGTGTATTAAAACAGGTATCTTCCGGCGAAAACAATAAAGCCAAAAAGGAGATATTGAAAGTTTATAAGCTTAAGCGAAAATAA
- a CDS encoding CDP-alcohol phosphatidyltransferase family protein, which translates to MKNNLANMVTGIGVIAVILFITLLFKGYSGGIMIFMVVFIGISDLLDGKIARSFKIVSTLGKSLDRARDKLFACTLFGFKLNQLINESGTVSVWASAFLIAILVFEAGLISTWIFGVSRNLDVSAHVWGKRKMCLYFFVAGLFFVDSYFVPVLGKTFFDYMFLFFLFSSAVLAFLSLWGYVERFFPSQK; encoded by the coding sequence ATGAAGAATAATTTGGCCAACATGGTAACAGGGATCGGCGTAATTGCTGTAATACTTTTTATCACGCTCTTGTTTAAGGGTTATTCAGGCGGGATCATGATTTTTATGGTTGTGTTTATAGGCATTTCGGATTTGCTAGATGGTAAAATAGCCCGGAGCTTTAAAATTGTTTCTACACTAGGAAAATCTCTAGATAGGGCTAGGGATAAACTTTTTGCCTGCACGCTTTTTGGGTTTAAATTAAATCAACTTATAAATGAGTCAGGTACGGTTTCGGTTTGGGCTTCGGCTTTTTTGATAGCCATACTTGTATTTGAAGCGGGTTTAATAAGCACTTGGATTTTTGGTGTAAGCAGAAACTTGGATGTAAGCGCTCACGTTTGGGGCAAGAGAAAAATGTGTTTGTATTTTTTTGTAGCCGGTTTATTTTTTGTCGATAGTTACTTTGTGCCAGTTTTAGGCAAAACATTTTTTGATTATATGTTTCTCTTTTTTCTGTTTAGCTCCGCTGTTCTTGCTTTCTTGAGTTTATGGGGTTATGTAGAAAGATTTTTCCCCTCGCAAAAATAA
- a CDS encoding phosphatase PAP2 family protein, producing the protein MDNIFFASIYNLSFKDVWTDTLIILFAAYWEFVVVAVLLFYLWTPKFRKSDLKIRAVHTGIALFSALVARFGVTSLIRYFYPRERPFVFGGLDALINQNPLEASFPSGHATFFMALAVYFFLVKQPKLSLFLFISAILIGVARVAAGVHWPSDIVAGWAVGAVVSYIIFELTKNRFGK; encoded by the coding sequence ATGGATAATATTTTTTTCGCTTCAATTTATAATTTATCTTTTAAGGATGTTTGGACCGATACGCTCATAATTCTTTTTGCGGCCTATTGGGAGTTTGTGGTGGTGGCGGTTTTGCTTTTTTATTTGTGGACTCCCAAGTTTAGAAAATCCGATTTAAAAATTAGAGCAGTTCATACCGGCATTGCTCTTTTTTCGGCTTTAGTCGCTAGATTCGGTGTAACCTCGCTAATCCGTTATTTTTATCCACGTGAAAGGCCGTTTGTCTTTGGCGGTTTGGATGCTCTTATAAATCAAAACCCATTAGAAGCTTCTTTTCCTTCGGGCCACGCCACTTTTTTTATGGCGCTGGCTGTTTATTTTTTCTTAGTTAAGCAACCCAAACTTAGTTTGTTTCTTTTTATTTCGGCTATTTTAATAGGTGTGGCTAGAGTAGCAGCCGGGGTTCACTGGCCGAGCGATATTGTTGCTGGTTGGGCAGTAGGTGCTGTTGTAAGTTATATTATTTTTGAACTTACTAAAAATAGGTTTGGTAAATAA
- the glyA gene encoding serine hydroxymethyltransferase, translated as MKFLHKMDSNIAKFLKEEEQRQNETINLIPSENLVSKNVLLALGSVLTNKYAEGKSHQRYYFGNKIVDKIEDETKSLVYKVFGISNNDWGVNVQPYSGSIANLAAYLGVLELGDKVLAMSLEHGGHLTHGHKVSFTGKLFKFEHYGVGKDGLLDYELILDQAKKFKPKLIVAGATAYPRIIDFKKFKEIADAVGAKLMVDLSHIAGLVIGGAHPSPLPYADIVTTTTHKTLRGPRGAIIISKQELSENIDKAVFPGLQGGPQLHTIAAIGISLEEASQSNFKEYAEQVVKNSKALASELTNLGFSVVSGGTDNHLMLVDVTPLKLTGDEAGKKLEEVGIVVNKNMIPFDPRKPWDPSGIRIGMPAVTTRGMKEEEMKKIAELIHKTLQNKEDLGKIREEVKSLASKFVFNG; from the coding sequence ATCAAATTTTTACATAAGATGGATTCAAATATAGCCAAATTCTTAAAAGAAGAAGAACAGCGTCAAAATGAAACTATAAATTTAATCCCTTCGGAAAATTTAGTTTCAAAAAATGTTTTATTAGCCTTAGGTTCAGTTTTAACTAATAAATATGCCGAGGGTAAATCGCACCAGCGTTATTATTTTGGCAACAAAATTGTAGATAAAATAGAAGATGAAACAAAAAGTTTGGTTTATAAAGTTTTTGGAATATCCAATAATGACTGGGGTGTAAATGTTCAACCTTATTCGGGTAGCATTGCTAATTTGGCCGCCTATTTAGGGGTTTTAGAGCTAGGAGATAAGGTTTTGGCTATGTCTTTAGAACATGGCGGACATTTAACCCATGGGCATAAAGTAAGCTTTACCGGAAAATTATTTAAATTTGAACATTACGGCGTAGGCAAAGATGGTTTGTTGGATTATGAACTAATTTTGGATCAGGCTAAAAAATTTAAGCCTAAACTAATTGTGGCGGGCGCCACAGCATATCCTAGAATAATAGATTTTAAAAAGTTTAAAGAAATTGCCGATGCAGTTGGTGCAAAGTTGATGGTGGATTTATCACACATTGCTGGCTTAGTTATTGGCGGCGCGCATCCATCGCCACTGCCTTATGCCGATATTGTTACTACAACTACACATAAAACTTTGCGCGGTCCAAGGGGTGCCATAATTATTTCTAAACAAGAATTATCGGAAAATATAGACAAGGCAGTTTTTCCGGGCTTGCAAGGCGGACCACAATTACATACGATCGCAGCTATCGGAATTTCTTTAGAAGAAGCTAGTCAATCTAATTTCAAAGAATATGCAGAACAAGTTGTTAAAAATTCAAAAGCATTAGCTTCAGAATTAACTAATCTAGGTTTTTCTGTGGTATCTGGCGGAACAGATAATCATTTAATGTTGGTAGATGTTACGCCTTTAAAATTAACCGGTGACGAGGCTGGAAAAAAACTAGAAGAAGTGGGCATTGTAGTTAATAAAAATATGATTCCATTTGATCCGCGTAAGCCGTGGGATCCTTCGGGCATAAGAATTGGTATGCCTGCGGTAACTACGAGGGGTATGAAAGAAGAAGAAATGAAAAAAATAGCTGAACTTATACACAAAACCTTACAAAATAAAGAAGATTTAGGTAAAATAAGAGAAGAGGTTAAAAGTTTAGCTAGTAAATTTGTTTTTAATGGATAA
- a CDS encoding L-threonylcarbamoyladenylate synthase has product MKILDIRNNFSPELASKEAALALLKGRVVVYPTDTLYGMGVNAFDNDAIRKIFAIKKRSDKKPLPVMVNSISMAKALAVIDKPREKILKNFWPGPFTFILKKKPSISFLLTAGRSSIALRMPDNYFCQSVITDFEGPITATSANISGEEPSQDPQEIIERFSRENSQPDLVIDGGVLPESDPSTIIDLTTDNARIVRINPTNKENFLNILKTIQIK; this is encoded by the coding sequence GTGAAAATTTTAGATATTCGAAACAATTTTTCTCCGGAACTGGCCTCTAAAGAAGCTGCGCTAGCGTTGTTAAAAGGGCGGGTAGTAGTTTATCCCACGGATACACTTTATGGTATGGGAGTTAATGCTTTTGATAACGATGCCATTAGAAAAATTTTTGCCATTAAAAAACGTTCCGATAAAAAACCATTGCCGGTTATGGTAAATTCCATCAGTATGGCTAAAGCCCTGGCGGTTATAGATAAGCCCAGAGAAAAAATATTAAAAAACTTTTGGCCAGGCCCGTTTACTTTTATATTAAAGAAAAAACCTAGTATTTCTTTTTTGCTTACCGCCGGCAGAAGTTCTATAGCCTTGAGAATGCCCGATAATTATTTTTGCCAAAGCGTTATAACAGATTTTGAAGGACCAATTACTGCAACTTCCGCCAATATTTCGGGCGAAGAGCCGTCTCAAGATCCGCAAGAGATTATAGAGCGTTTTAGCCGAGAAAATTCGCAACCGGATTTAGTGATTGATGGCGGGGTTTTGCCAGAATCCGATCCTTCCACCATAATTGATTTAACCACGGATAATGCCAGAATCGTTCGAATTAACCCAACCAACAAGGAAAATTTTTTAAATATTTTAAAAACAATACAAATTAAATAA